In one Acidobacteriota bacterium genomic region, the following are encoded:
- a CDS encoding response regulator: protein MSDYTILLIDYDPRSVESIKKTLKGAGYRVAVAYDGEAAIEAFHAIQPDVTFVEAMLPKKHGFEVCRELKETEHGADHAVIIMTAFYKGRKYRQEATHKHKCDEYLEKPFSNEILLETVKRFLPEEINPPAHLAIDRAAPPVPAPTPEPTPAPTPAPTVAPKTPGLVDRLALASDDADEIADYLDAIMPD, encoded by the coding sequence ATGTCAGATTATACGATACTACTCATCGACTACGATCCTCGGAGCGTAGAGTCGATCAAGAAGACTCTCAAGGGAGCCGGCTACCGTGTGGCTGTGGCCTACGATGGCGAAGCGGCCATCGAGGCCTTCCACGCGATCCAACCCGATGTCACGTTTGTCGAGGCGATGCTTCCCAAGAAGCACGGATTCGAGGTCTGCCGAGAACTCAAAGAGACCGAGCACGGCGCCGATCATGCCGTGATCATCATGACGGCGTTCTACAAGGGACGGAAGTACCGACAGGAAGCCACCCACAAGCACAAATGTGACGAGTACCTGGAGAAGCCATTCAGCAACGAGATCCTCCTGGAAACCGTCAAACGGTTTCTTCCCGAGGAGATCAATCCACCGGCCCACTTGGCTATCGATCGCGCCGCGCCACCGGTGCCTGCACCCACCCCTGAACCGACTCCTGCGCCGACTCCTGCGCCGACCGTTGCACCCAAGACGCCGGGCCTCGTCGACCGTCTCGCGCTGGCGAGCGACGACGCCGACGAGATCGCCGACTACCTGGACGCTATCATGCCGGACTGA
- a CDS encoding cob(I)yrinic acid a,c-diamide adenosyltransferase, which translates to MPKITRIYTRGGDRGETSLVGGQRVRKDTLRIEVFGTVDELNSMLGVALSHGTSKKLTPVLRRIQNELFHLGSDLAILEEDKETLKVPQIEKRHVDALESLIDDLNGEVGELENFILPGGTPTAAALHVARTLCRRAERLLVTLMGEEAVGAQTLPYLNRLSDGLFVMARYENHVAGVPDPLWDSRA; encoded by the coding sequence ATGCCCAAGATCACTCGCATCTATACCCGCGGTGGCGACCGCGGTGAGACCAGCCTCGTCGGCGGGCAACGGGTTCGAAAGGACACGTTGCGGATCGAAGTATTCGGAACCGTCGATGAACTGAACTCGATGTTGGGCGTGGCGCTCTCCCATGGAACCAGTAAGAAGTTGACGCCGGTCCTTCGCCGCATCCAGAACGAGTTGTTCCATCTTGGCTCGGACCTGGCGATCCTCGAGGAGGACAAGGAGACCCTGAAGGTCCCTCAGATCGAGAAGCGACATGTCGATGCCCTGGAGTCCCTGATCGACGATCTCAACGGGGAGGTAGGCGAACTGGAGAACTTTATCCTGCCCGGAGGGACACCGACCGCCGCCGCGCTCCACGTCGCGCGAACCCTCTGTCGGCGGGCGGAGCGCCTGCTCGTCACGCTGATGGGAGAAGAGGCCGTCGGGGCCCAGACCCTGCCGTATCTGAACCGCCTGTCCGATGGGTTGTTCGTGATGGCTCGCTACGAGAACCACGTGGCCGGAGTTCCCGACCCGCTTTGGGACTCGCGGGCGTAA